The proteins below are encoded in one region of Planctopirus limnophila DSM 3776:
- a CDS encoding tetratricopeptide repeat protein — protein sequence MPQRPSASSRSSVLPAEELAIGSQKPIHQAPLEPALLSFCNSWWLAVFLLLTAVAVAYANIGSADFVFDGRLFILSYKPVRALWPPEYLWSSTRPVVFFTFALNYALSGEQIWSYQAVNLCIHLINTLLVYVLTRLVIERSPHSDPRMISDSWCIALCTAALWALHPLQTQGVTYTYQRLESLTSLWYLASLVGFVLAVTSRKKILILGTILCLLLGMASKELMATAPLLILWLDRVFFSKSVRELVITRWKLHLCIWSTLIFLFGIMWAHRENYDDGGIGVIQKGTPWQYLITQPSVIFQYLKLLFWPDGQALDPCWPWRMSLSEAWPEVLPFALGLCLIVFLMVRFPRTGFLAGGWLLVLAPTSSIVPIADAYFEHRMYLPIAFLAAGFVLAIYQLARLATDKLKLPQQSPAGISLLVCLPIAVALGCVTYSRNAVYTSEEAAFMDTIQKYPDAARPRSSLVRNYLADNRLEKAATHAAYLVRNYSRSAESYADFGLVLLAMKIPEDAAVMFRKAHELDPKNSLHLLNLGDALVEVNPQEAVVALQKSAALKRDHVDTWYNLGRAYVRLNDLPKAEAALREGLTIPGPNFATRELLADILLATDRREEAIDILNSLLKDKPESREVLQKLQHATTNP from the coding sequence ATGCCCCAGCGACCATCAGCATCTAGCCGATCATCCGTTCTACCGGCCGAGGAACTGGCGATTGGAAGTCAAAAGCCCATTCATCAAGCACCGCTTGAGCCCGCTCTATTGAGTTTCTGCAACTCTTGGTGGCTGGCAGTTTTCCTTCTTCTGACAGCCGTGGCAGTGGCCTATGCCAACATTGGCTCCGCAGATTTCGTCTTTGATGGCCGGCTTTTTATTCTCTCCTACAAGCCCGTTCGCGCTCTCTGGCCTCCAGAATACCTCTGGTCGTCAACGCGCCCCGTTGTCTTTTTCACCTTTGCCCTCAATTATGCACTCAGTGGAGAACAGATCTGGAGCTATCAGGCCGTCAACCTGTGCATTCATCTTATCAATACGCTCCTCGTCTATGTTCTCACTCGACTCGTGATTGAACGAAGTCCTCATTCCGATCCGCGCATGATTTCGGATAGCTGGTGCATTGCTCTTTGCACGGCCGCTCTCTGGGCTCTTCATCCCTTGCAGACACAAGGCGTCACCTACACCTACCAGAGGCTCGAATCACTCACCTCTTTATGGTACCTGGCATCGCTGGTGGGGTTTGTATTGGCCGTCACTTCCCGGAAGAAAATCTTGATTCTGGGAACAATTCTCTGCCTGCTGCTGGGGATGGCCTCGAAGGAACTGATGGCGACAGCACCTCTGCTGATTCTCTGGCTCGACCGCGTCTTCTTTTCAAAGTCGGTTCGCGAACTCGTAATAACTCGCTGGAAACTTCATCTCTGCATCTGGTCCACACTGATTTTCCTCTTCGGAATCATGTGGGCTCATCGCGAAAACTACGATGATGGCGGAATTGGAGTCATCCAGAAGGGAACCCCCTGGCAATATCTGATTACTCAACCCAGCGTGATATTCCAATACCTCAAACTTCTGTTTTGGCCCGATGGTCAGGCGTTAGACCCCTGCTGGCCCTGGCGAATGTCACTTTCCGAAGCCTGGCCGGAAGTTTTACCATTTGCACTCGGACTCTGCCTGATTGTTTTCTTAATGGTTCGATTCCCCAGAACTGGCTTTCTTGCCGGGGGATGGCTCCTCGTGCTGGCTCCTACATCCAGCATTGTGCCGATTGCTGATGCCTATTTCGAGCATCGCATGTATTTGCCAATCGCCTTCCTGGCCGCAGGGTTTGTCCTGGCGATCTATCAGCTCGCTCGACTGGCCACAGACAAACTGAAGCTGCCTCAACAGTCACCAGCAGGGATCAGCTTACTTGTCTGCCTGCCGATTGCTGTGGCCCTGGGCTGTGTGACCTATTCACGGAACGCGGTCTACACGTCGGAAGAGGCCGCCTTTATGGATACGATTCAAAAGTATCCCGATGCTGCCAGGCCGCGATCTTCACTCGTTCGCAATTATCTGGCAGACAACCGTCTCGAAAAAGCGGCTACGCATGCGGCTTATCTCGTCAGAAACTATTCACGGAGTGCCGAATCTTATGCCGACTTCGGACTCGTGCTTCTCGCAATGAAAATCCCCGAAGATGCGGCTGTAATGTTTCGCAAAGCCCACGAACTTGATCCCAAAAACAGCCTGCATCTGCTGAATCTGGGCGATGCACTCGTCGAAGTCAATCCTCAGGAGGCTGTGGTCGCTCTCCAGAAATCGGCAGCTCTCAAGCGAGATCATGTCGATACTTGGTACAACCTCGGAAGAGCGTATGTCCGTTTGAATGATCTCCCCAAGGCGGAGGCAGCCTTGAGGGAAGGATTAACAATTCCCGGCCCGAACTTCGCCACCCGCGAGCTTCTCGCCGATATCCTCCTCGCCACCGACCGGCGCGAGGAGGCGATCGACATTTTGAACTCACTTCTCAAAGACAAGCCTGAGAGTCGCGAAGTTCTCCAGAAGCTCCAGCACGCTACCACCAACCCTTGA
- a CDS encoding S41 family peptidase, translating into MHPPFGLRSNSVWTYLAFLALGWSVAFAPTAQATESEPATEKAAIERAADFERSRQWVDAIGLYEKALKQWPENPQLKYGLRRTRIQFSVDRRYADKSYTDGLTASSLDESLVFLDDALLKVRKYYVDTISPTAFIAHGTESLYVALTNEKFLAKNVSSASQRSIGAFRAMLRDRYWNRPCSSMEEARMVVTEVARSAYSELRIAPGAIVMEYVFGGCNALDEYSSFLTPGRLDDLYSNIEGEFVGIGIEMKAEAGKGMLLINVLSESPAEEGGAAPGDYIVAIDGINCLNMSTEEAAQHLQGTPDSRVRLDLKNPRTEQIRQTELSRRAVKVKSIPIVRIVDPANGIGYIKMTGFQKNSAAELDAALKDLRSQGMQALIWDLRGNPGGLLTAAVEVLDRFLDDGMIVSTKGRTQDQNWSYTATRGNDWNVPLVILVDGDSASASEIVAGAIHDHGRGVLVGRKTYGKWSVQSILPGRASTGLRLTTAKFYSPNGNTYGKIGVEPDVQVPASSEQLTAYRGLRNENPEDDQDLAAGMNSLRRQLARR; encoded by the coding sequence GTGCATCCACCATTTGGACTGCGCTCAAATTCCGTTTGGACTTATCTCGCATTTCTGGCATTGGGCTGGTCCGTGGCATTCGCCCCGACGGCTCAAGCAACAGAAAGCGAACCAGCCACTGAGAAAGCCGCCATCGAGCGCGCGGCTGATTTCGAAAGAAGTCGACAGTGGGTGGACGCCATCGGCCTGTACGAGAAGGCCCTCAAACAGTGGCCAGAAAATCCCCAGCTCAAATACGGCCTCAGACGAACTCGCATTCAGTTCTCGGTCGATCGTCGCTATGCCGACAAAAGCTATACCGACGGACTGACCGCCTCATCACTCGACGAATCGCTAGTCTTCCTCGATGACGCACTGCTCAAAGTTCGCAAATACTATGTTGATACGATTAGCCCCACTGCATTTATCGCCCACGGCACAGAGAGTCTTTACGTCGCTCTCACCAACGAAAAATTTCTCGCGAAGAATGTCTCCTCCGCCTCGCAAAGATCCATTGGTGCCTTCCGTGCCATGCTTCGTGATCGCTACTGGAATCGTCCTTGTAGCAGCATGGAAGAAGCCCGCATGGTTGTGACCGAAGTCGCACGCTCTGCCTATTCCGAACTGCGAATCGCGCCCGGTGCGATTGTCATGGAGTATGTCTTCGGTGGCTGCAATGCCCTTGATGAATACAGCAGCTTCCTGACACCTGGCCGCCTGGATGATCTCTACAGCAATATCGAAGGTGAATTCGTCGGGATCGGCATTGAAATGAAGGCCGAAGCTGGTAAAGGGATGCTGTTGATCAACGTCCTCAGCGAGAGTCCAGCCGAAGAAGGTGGTGCTGCCCCGGGCGACTACATCGTCGCGATTGATGGGATCAACTGCCTCAATATGAGTACTGAAGAAGCAGCCCAGCATCTGCAGGGAACTCCCGATAGCCGTGTGCGTCTCGATCTGAAAAATCCACGCACAGAACAGATCCGCCAGACCGAGCTGAGCCGCCGGGCCGTTAAGGTGAAGAGCATCCCCATTGTGCGAATTGTCGATCCTGCGAACGGGATTGGCTACATCAAGATGACTGGCTTCCAGAAGAACTCAGCCGCTGAACTCGATGCGGCACTGAAAGATCTCCGCAGCCAGGGAATGCAGGCGCTCATCTGGGATTTGCGAGGCAACCCGGGTGGTCTCCTGACAGCGGCTGTCGAAGTTCTCGACCGCTTCCTTGATGACGGTATGATTGTTTCCACCAAAGGTCGCACACAGGATCAAAACTGGAGCTACACCGCCACTCGCGGTAATGATTGGAATGTTCCACTCGTCATTCTTGTCGACGGCGATAGTGCGAGTGCCAGCGAAATTGTCGCCGGTGCCATTCACGACCATGGCCGCGGTGTGCTGGTCGGCCGCAAAACCTATGGCAAGTGGAGCGTCCAAAGCATTCTTCCCGGTCGAGCTTCGACAGGTCTTCGGCTCACAACGGCCAAGTTCTACTCGCCCAATGGCAACACTTACGGAAAAATTGGTGTTGAACCCGATGTCCAAGTGCCAGCAAGTTCAGAACAGTTAACCGCCTATCGCGGCCTGCGAAATGAAAATCCCGAAGACGATCAGGATCTCGCGGCAGGGATGAACTCCCTACGCAGGCAACTCGCCCGCAGGTAA
- a CDS encoding SEL1-like repeat protein: MRKKSNSRFRGLMAGLWLMAVVGLVGITSTLQAAQGTPSLAEGKRLVTSKAAADQQQAFEIFQSLSRKGNIEAHIELGLCYLDGIGVSKDDSKAFELFKKAADAKDGRALSLLGNMYHFGRGVKAESTKAFDLYRQSAATGNLTGQTNLARCYLEGKGVTKNWAKGEELLREAAAKNHADAMVTLAAVLIDSRSKKVDAAESFRWMKQAAELQDPEAMTLLGHMYREGVGTSANPSSAVEWYRKAAAANDTNGMVGLADCYLLGSGVAKNVQTCQTHYRTAADRGNALAMKRLGDLYLNNQALPRDLPKAIEWYEKAAKLGQPDALNTMGVLYVTGTGVTLDEKKALEYFLQSANAGNPLAMLHAAKFFAMGRGGVKQNFKTYAAWVRKSADLGYPEGMYEYGLCFAYGDGVKRNDKTAALWIRKAADAGYAQAKKDLPAAEAGNLAEMQMIGQFAEQMGKVMNALDEISKSMPSSNQPAWEGFGGGLSEGTKEAIRENRAWNDDIRRMNGN; the protein is encoded by the coding sequence ATGAGAAAAAAGTCAAACAGCAGATTCCGTGGGTTGATGGCCGGCCTGTGGTTGATGGCCGTCGTGGGTCTTGTCGGCATCACCAGTACGCTACAAGCTGCTCAGGGAACGCCCTCTCTGGCAGAAGGCAAACGCTTGGTCACATCGAAGGCGGCGGCCGATCAGCAGCAGGCCTTCGAGATCTTCCAATCGCTCAGCAGAAAAGGGAACATCGAAGCTCATATCGAATTGGGACTCTGTTATCTCGATGGGATTGGTGTTTCCAAAGATGACTCGAAAGCCTTTGAACTCTTCAAGAAAGCTGCCGATGCCAAAGACGGCAGGGCGCTCTCCTTGTTGGGGAATATGTACCACTTTGGCCGTGGCGTTAAAGCCGAATCGACCAAAGCGTTTGACCTCTATCGCCAGTCGGCAGCCACAGGCAATCTGACGGGTCAAACCAACCTGGCCCGCTGCTATCTGGAAGGCAAAGGAGTCACAAAAAACTGGGCCAAAGGCGAAGAACTGCTCCGGGAAGCAGCAGCCAAAAATCACGCCGACGCCATGGTCACATTAGCTGCGGTATTGATTGACAGCCGCTCGAAAAAGGTGGATGCAGCCGAATCATTTCGCTGGATGAAACAAGCTGCTGAACTTCAAGATCCCGAAGCGATGACTTTGCTCGGCCATATGTATCGCGAAGGTGTCGGGACATCTGCCAATCCATCGTCAGCCGTTGAATGGTATCGAAAAGCCGCAGCTGCGAATGATACGAATGGCATGGTGGGACTGGCCGATTGCTACTTGCTGGGATCAGGTGTGGCCAAGAATGTGCAGACCTGTCAGACGCATTACCGCACAGCGGCAGATCGCGGCAACGCCCTGGCCATGAAGCGACTAGGCGATCTCTACCTGAATAACCAGGCACTCCCTCGTGATCTTCCGAAAGCGATCGAGTGGTACGAGAAGGCCGCCAAACTGGGGCAGCCCGATGCCCTCAATACGATGGGAGTCCTGTATGTCACTGGGACTGGCGTTACCCTCGATGAAAAGAAGGCTCTTGAATACTTCCTCCAGAGTGCCAATGCCGGTAATCCGTTAGCGATGCTCCATGCCGCCAAGTTTTTTGCGATGGGCCGGGGTGGAGTGAAGCAGAACTTCAAGACCTATGCCGCCTGGGTTCGCAAATCCGCCGATCTGGGCTACCCCGAAGGAATGTACGAATACGGCTTATGCTTTGCCTATGGCGATGGCGTCAAACGAAACGACAAGACAGCCGCACTCTGGATTCGTAAAGCGGCTGACGCCGGGTATGCACAGGCAAAAAAGGATCTCCCAGCAGCCGAGGCCGGTAATCTGGCCGAGATGCAAATGATCGGTCAGTTCGCTGAGCAGATGGGAAAAGTCATGAATGCTCTGGATGAAATTTCCAAAAGCATGCCCAGTTCCAATCAACCTGCCTGGGAAGGTTTTGGTGGTGGCTTGAGCGAAGGAACGAAAGAGGCCATTCGAGAAAACCGAGCCTGGAACGACGACATTCGCCGGATGAATGGCAATTGA
- a CDS encoding GDSL-type esterase/lipase family protein: MPNAPIYFWRTSAGLMVFLLMVGFLAQDSIAVAAEAPVSPQQATLSSTDRLVWIGPTWVEQDVRTGAMEAELQSRLGGETFVLRNLGWSGDTVWAESRGIFDPPAAGYSRMLELAKELKPTTIWLSYGANESWAGPAGLEKFVSQYKKLAHDFTSSTGAKIVFVTPFAFVHSRGQYRDPSSQNGNMALYVEAIRKLAAEQQAPVIDLFAEVKGEPPLESMNGIHLEPEGERRLARRLADQIQFVNAEGQAVKGLKLTQAEQEELRKAIVAKNTLFFHRWRPQNITYLTGFRKHEQGNNAVEIAQFDPLVDEAEKAIAAWLKSHQAKAITPATN; this comes from the coding sequence ATGCCAAACGCCCCGATCTATTTTTGGCGCACTTCTGCAGGATTGATGGTTTTCCTATTGATGGTAGGGTTCCTGGCACAGGACAGCATTGCCGTGGCTGCGGAAGCACCTGTTTCACCTCAGCAAGCGACGTTATCCAGCACTGATCGACTGGTGTGGATTGGCCCGACATGGGTCGAGCAGGATGTGCGAACAGGTGCCATGGAAGCCGAACTCCAGAGCCGCCTGGGAGGTGAGACGTTTGTACTCAGGAATCTCGGCTGGAGTGGTGATACGGTTTGGGCGGAGAGCCGGGGGATTTTTGACCCGCCAGCAGCTGGTTATTCGCGAATGCTGGAGTTGGCCAAAGAGCTGAAGCCCACCACGATCTGGCTCAGCTATGGGGCGAATGAGTCCTGGGCCGGGCCGGCTGGTCTGGAAAAATTTGTCAGCCAGTACAAAAAGCTGGCCCACGATTTCACATCCAGCACAGGGGCAAAAATCGTTTTTGTAACGCCATTTGCGTTTGTTCATTCGCGTGGGCAATACCGTGATCCTTCTTCGCAGAATGGGAACATGGCGTTGTATGTTGAAGCCATCCGCAAGCTGGCAGCCGAGCAGCAGGCTCCGGTGATTGATTTATTTGCCGAAGTAAAGGGGGAACCGCCCCTGGAATCGATGAACGGAATTCATCTGGAACCGGAAGGTGAGCGTCGATTGGCCCGTCGGCTGGCAGATCAGATTCAATTTGTTAATGCAGAGGGCCAGGCTGTCAAAGGGTTGAAGCTGACACAGGCCGAACAGGAAGAGCTTCGCAAAGCCATCGTGGCGAAGAATACGCTCTTTTTTCATCGCTGGCGGCCACAGAACATTACCTACCTGACCGGCTTTCGTAAGCATGAACAGGGGAATAACGCCGTTGAGATTGCCCAGTTCGATCCACTGGTCGATGAAGCCGAAAAGGCAATTGCTGCCTGGCTGAAAAGTCATCAGGCGAAAGCCATAACGCCTGCGACCAACTGA
- a CDS encoding class I SAM-dependent methyltransferase codes for MTDSLKQIASQDVATQGVLPDVEAPPVVDHRPTNYRERVFSLFEECWPVRQVKALDFGAGDGWFASHLLQRGLCAQVTAIDVQIQPQLLHPVTAYDGVRIPADDRQFDLSYAVDVLHHCPDPMKSLEELSRVTREWLVIKDHTYTTSAGYWTLCLLDELGNRRFGIPSRYRYMKGWEWWSLLERAGFQEERRIWPAPVHEGWLGSCTNHLQFVSVWRRSDCGS; via the coding sequence ATGACTGACAGCCTCAAACAAATCGCTTCGCAAGATGTTGCAACTCAGGGGGTTCTGCCCGATGTGGAAGCACCGCCGGTAGTTGACCATCGACCGACGAACTACCGCGAACGGGTATTTTCGTTGTTTGAGGAATGCTGGCCCGTCCGCCAGGTTAAAGCCCTGGACTTTGGTGCCGGGGATGGATGGTTCGCCAGTCATCTGCTGCAAAGAGGGTTGTGTGCACAGGTGACGGCGATTGATGTGCAGATTCAGCCACAGCTTTTGCATCCTGTTACCGCCTATGATGGAGTGCGGATTCCTGCTGATGATCGTCAATTTGATCTCAGTTATGCCGTCGATGTGCTTCATCATTGTCCTGATCCGATGAAGTCATTAGAGGAACTGTCGCGGGTAACGCGAGAGTGGTTGGTTATCAAGGATCACACTTACACCACCAGTGCCGGTTACTGGACTCTCTGCCTGCTCGATGAGTTGGGTAACCGGCGTTTTGGCATTCCTTCCCGATATCGCTACATGAAGGGCTGGGAATGGTGGAGTCTCCTGGAAAGAGCAGGCTTTCAGGAAGAGCGCCGGATCTGGCCGGCACCTGTCCATGAAGGTTGGCTGGGAAGTTGTACGAATCATCTGCAGTTTGTCAGTGTCTGGAGAAGGAGCGACTGTGGATCCTGA
- a CDS encoding glycosyltransferase family 4 protein, with product MKILTVTHYFAEHGGGIESVAKQITERLASRGHACVWAATAPSRTQSKPAGAVTSLEMSGSNHLEEWTGAPFPIWDSRSLQKLRQGVIDVDLVHIHDFWYSGNRKAFSMAIQLGRPVVITQHVGTVPYRNPLLRWAMAMADRRLAPSTLGLCDQTVFISERTRRHFDGRFPYSREPVLIPNGVDLTIFTPAEQIRREELRKKWGFSTDAPVWLFVGRFVEKKGLRLLQRVCQHFANIQWCFVGQGPLSPEKWHESEKPPRLKVLPWQKPDALVELYQLADQLVLPSIGEGFPLVVQEAMASGTPCLITHETASGVSGDLPELSTCDPRAESLKAVLQRLEAQSPLDDSRRRQIANYARGLWDWNETVSKYEQLFESLCR from the coding sequence TTGAAGATTCTCACGGTCACTCATTACTTTGCTGAACATGGCGGAGGCATTGAGTCGGTGGCGAAGCAGATCACCGAGCGGTTAGCCTCACGGGGGCATGCATGTGTGTGGGCAGCGACAGCACCTTCCCGTACTCAGTCGAAACCTGCCGGGGCTGTGACATCTCTCGAAATGAGTGGCAGCAATCATCTTGAAGAATGGACTGGCGCACCTTTTCCTATCTGGGATTCCAGGAGCCTGCAAAAGTTAAGGCAAGGAGTGATCGATGTGGATCTGGTTCACATCCATGACTTCTGGTACTCGGGCAATCGAAAAGCCTTCTCGATGGCCATTCAACTAGGCCGTCCGGTTGTGATCACACAACATGTGGGGACCGTCCCTTATCGTAATCCATTGTTGAGATGGGCCATGGCCATGGCTGACCGCCGGCTGGCTCCATCCACCCTGGGTTTGTGTGATCAGACCGTGTTCATTTCCGAACGAACAAGACGACATTTTGACGGGCGATTCCCTTATTCTCGCGAACCGGTGTTAATCCCCAATGGCGTAGATCTGACGATCTTTACTCCGGCAGAGCAGATCCGTCGTGAGGAACTGCGAAAAAAATGGGGATTCTCGACAGACGCCCCCGTCTGGCTGTTTGTCGGCAGGTTTGTCGAGAAGAAGGGGCTCAGACTTTTACAGAGAGTCTGCCAGCACTTTGCCAACATCCAGTGGTGTTTTGTGGGTCAGGGGCCGCTCAGCCCGGAGAAATGGCATGAATCTGAGAAGCCGCCACGATTAAAGGTGCTGCCCTGGCAAAAGCCTGACGCACTGGTCGAGCTTTATCAATTGGCAGATCAGCTAGTCTTGCCTTCGATTGGTGAGGGCTTCCCGCTGGTTGTGCAGGAGGCGATGGCGAGTGGTACGCCTTGTTTGATCACACATGAAACGGCATCGGGTGTGAGTGGTGATCTTCCCGAACTCAGTACCTGTGATCCTCGAGCCGAATCCTTAAAAGCAGTTCTTCAGCGACTGGAAGCGCAGTCACCTCTGGATGATTCTCGGAGGCGGCAGATTGCCAATTATGCTCGCGGCCTATGGGATTGGAACGAGACAGTTTCAAAATACGAACAACTTTTCGAGTCGCTTTGCCGTTGA
- a CDS encoding class I SAM-dependent methyltransferase, whose translation MDPDQSGRLHPSWFNHQRHVLKALAQAVVKIVEEHHQPLKNATVLDFGCGDAPYRTLFQASGIAKYLAADLGDGAEIPIESGKPLPIADQSIDFVVSFQVLEHVWDLDWYLSEVRRVLKPDGKLILSTHGTWLYHPHPTDFRRWTVDGLPEELSTRGLVVDKIEGLVGPLAWTTQVRLLGYRMVCQKIPLVGNLLASLMALLMNVRMCLEDGITPPALIQNHACVYITVSHPR comes from the coding sequence GTGGATCCTGATCAAAGTGGTCGTCTCCATCCCTCGTGGTTCAATCATCAGCGGCATGTGCTCAAGGCACTCGCGCAGGCAGTGGTGAAAATTGTTGAGGAACATCACCAGCCATTGAAAAACGCCACAGTCCTCGACTTTGGTTGTGGTGATGCCCCTTATCGGACTTTGTTTCAAGCGAGTGGCATCGCGAAGTACCTGGCTGCGGATCTGGGTGATGGGGCCGAGATTCCGATTGAGTCTGGCAAACCATTGCCGATCGCAGATCAGTCGATCGATTTTGTCGTATCCTTTCAGGTCCTGGAGCACGTCTGGGATCTGGACTGGTATTTGAGTGAGGTCAGGCGAGTCCTTAAGCCTGATGGCAAGCTGATTTTATCGACGCATGGCACCTGGCTGTATCATCCACATCCGACAGACTTCCGGCGATGGACAGTCGATGGATTGCCGGAAGAACTTAGTACCCGGGGCCTGGTTGTGGACAAGATTGAAGGGCTGGTAGGCCCTTTAGCATGGACCACACAAGTGCGGTTACTGGGCTACCGGATGGTTTGTCAGAAAATTCCGCTGGTGGGAAATCTGCTGGCTTCTTTGATGGCTTTGTTGATGAATGTGCGCATGTGCCTGGAAGATGGGATCACTCCGCCGGCGCTGATCCAGAACCATGCCTGCGTCTATATCACCGTGAGTCATCCCCGTTGA
- a CDS encoding glycosyltransferase family 2 protein — protein sequence MASRIMVREMISSRLLPETIDDGVTIADFSGEYALPAIEVSVVMPCLNEERTVVVCVEKALQTMSRLGVMGEVVIADNGSTDKSVELATEAGARVVHQSQKGYGSALQKGFEEARGKFIIMGDCDDSYDFTDLERYIEELRGGADLVMGNRLKGEIKPGAMPPLHRYFGNPVLSGFLNLLFRTGVGDCHCGMRGFRKEAYQSLGCHMPGMEFASEMVIKASKARLKIREIPIVLSPDGRDRPPHLRSFRDGWRHLKLILMYSPSFLFLLPAVVMIALGLLAAPVALLAGYGTYETIFGPNFLIMAAFMAVAGAQIFFLGLIARLQAHRVDPVFASPRMDWLLRTFSVERGLISGGVISLIGLGLTIPVVSEWFRSGTVSQPALWILSGTLLVLGTQTMFGSFLIGILELQIERSKQKKL from the coding sequence TTGGCTTCTCGAATCATGGTGCGCGAAATGATTTCTTCCCGGTTGCTTCCTGAAACGATTGACGACGGCGTGACGATTGCCGACTTTTCTGGTGAGTATGCTTTGCCAGCGATTGAAGTTTCCGTGGTGATGCCCTGTCTGAATGAAGAGCGGACAGTTGTGGTTTGCGTTGAAAAGGCCCTCCAGACCATGAGCCGACTGGGTGTCATGGGCGAAGTGGTGATTGCCGACAATGGATCAACGGACAAGAGCGTTGAACTGGCGACCGAGGCTGGTGCGCGAGTGGTGCATCAGTCGCAGAAAGGATACGGCAGCGCTCTCCAGAAGGGATTTGAAGAAGCCCGCGGCAAATTCATCATTATGGGTGACTGCGACGACAGCTATGATTTCACCGATCTGGAGCGGTACATCGAGGAACTTCGTGGCGGTGCCGATCTGGTGATGGGCAATCGTCTCAAAGGTGAAATCAAGCCTGGGGCGATGCCACCACTTCATCGCTATTTTGGCAACCCGGTGCTGAGTGGCTTTTTGAATCTGCTCTTTCGCACGGGAGTGGGTGACTGTCACTGCGGAATGAGAGGTTTTCGTAAAGAGGCTTACCAGTCGCTGGGCTGTCATATGCCGGGGATGGAGTTTGCCAGTGAGATGGTCATCAAGGCCAGCAAGGCTCGACTGAAAATCCGTGAGATACCGATTGTGCTCTCGCCCGATGGGCGAGATCGACCACCTCATCTGCGAAGTTTTCGAGATGGCTGGCGACATCTCAAGCTGATTCTGATGTACTCGCCTTCGTTCCTGTTCCTATTGCCTGCAGTGGTGATGATCGCTCTGGGACTGTTGGCTGCCCCTGTGGCTTTGTTAGCTGGTTATGGAACCTACGAGACCATTTTCGGCCCGAACTTTCTGATTATGGCGGCCTTCATGGCGGTTGCCGGAGCACAGATTTTCTTCCTCGGTTTGATTGCCCGTCTGCAGGCTCATCGGGTCGATCCGGTGTTTGCCAGTCCGCGTATGGATTGGCTGTTGAGAACGTTTTCGGTGGAGCGAGGATTGATCAGTGGTGGCGTGATTTCACTGATCGGACTCGGTCTGACAATCCCTGTCGTCAGCGAATGGTTTCGCTCGGGAACTGTGTCTCAACCGGCATTGTGGATTCTCTCGGGAACGTTGCTCGTACTGGGCACCCAGACCATGTTTGGCTCGTTTCTGATTGGTATCCTCGAATTGCAGATTGAGCGTTCCAAGCAAAAGAAACTCTAG
- a CDS encoding DnaJ C-terminal domain-containing protein produces the protein MPAQDYYSALGVTKTATADEIRKTYRKLAREYHPDARPGDAAAAQKFKEIQEAYDVIGDEEKRRKYDQLGHDFYKASNGEGGANPYGRSPFGGGGAGGASAVDLEELLGGFGFGGFGGGARAGRGEGGRTRRSAPRDIEMSVTVPFEKAILGGKIDVHLSHLNGGENVSVSVPAGIETGKKIRLGGMGPENQGDVLLDVFVAPHKFFRRENRDILVDLPLTPAEAALGCKADVPTLADGMITLTIPPGTSSGARLRVRGKGVAATKTATAGDQFVVIKIVVPKSLTAEERELYEKLKLVGQAAPRDGIWI, from the coding sequence ATGCCTGCTCAGGATTACTATTCAGCACTTGGTGTAACAAAAACTGCAACGGCTGATGAGATTCGCAAGACCTATCGCAAGCTGGCTCGCGAGTACCATCCCGATGCCCGTCCGGGGGATGCTGCGGCTGCCCAGAAGTTCAAAGAGATCCAGGAAGCCTACGACGTCATTGGAGACGAAGAGAAGCGTCGCAAGTACGATCAGTTAGGGCACGATTTCTACAAAGCCTCCAATGGCGAAGGCGGCGCAAACCCCTACGGTCGTTCACCTTTTGGCGGAGGTGGAGCCGGTGGTGCATCGGCAGTTGATCTGGAAGAACTTCTCGGTGGCTTTGGCTTTGGTGGTTTTGGTGGCGGCGCCAGAGCAGGTCGTGGGGAAGGTGGCAGGACTCGAAGATCTGCACCGCGCGATATTGAAATGTCTGTGACCGTTCCCTTTGAAAAGGCCATTCTTGGCGGAAAGATCGATGTCCATCTTTCGCATTTAAATGGTGGAGAAAACGTCTCGGTCTCAGTTCCGGCAGGGATTGAGACTGGCAAGAAGATTCGTCTGGGAGGAATGGGCCCGGAGAATCAGGGTGACGTGCTGCTGGATGTCTTTGTCGCGCCCCACAAATTTTTCCGTCGTGAAAACCGGGATATTCTCGTCGATCTTCCACTGACGCCGGCTGAAGCAGCGCTCGGTTGTAAGGCCGATGTCCCCACATTGGCTGATGGCATGATTACTCTGACCATCCCGCCCGGCACATCTTCTGGTGCACGTTTACGAGTCCGGGGAAAAGGGGTGGCAGCGACGAAAACGGCGACGGCTGGCGACCAGTTTGTCGTGATCAAGATCGTGGTTCCTAAGTCATTAACTGCTGAAGAGAGAGAACTTTACGAAAAATTGAAGCTCGTCGGTCAGGCCGCTCCCCGTGACGGAATCTGGATATGA